CACCTAAATCATATACTACTATTTTTTTATTTTGATTTTTTTTATCTAAACCATAAGCTAATGCTGCAGCTGTAGGCTCATTAATGATTCTTTCTACTTTCAATCCGGCTATTTCTCCTGCTTCTTTAGTAGCTTGTCTTTGTGCATCATTAAAATATGCTGGGACAGTAATAACTGCTCTATTTACTTTTTTTCCTAAATAATCTTCAGCAGTTTTTTTCATTTTTTGAAGAATCATAGCAGATATTTCTTGAGGTGCATATAGTCTATTTTCTATATCAACACGTGGTGTATTATTTCCACCTTTGACAATTTTATAAGGAATATGTTTTGATTCTTCTGTTACTTCAGAAAACATTCTACCCATAAAACGTTTAATTGAAAAAATAGTTTTTTGTGGATTTGTAACTGCTTGTCTTTTTGCAGGATCCCCAATTTTTCTTTCTCCATCTTCTATAAAAGCTACTATAGATGGAGTAGTTCTTTTACCTTCTGAATTAGGTATGACAACAGGATCATTTATTTCCATTACTGCAACACAAGAATTTGTTGTCCCTAAATCTATTCCTATAATTTTACTCATTTTTATTACTTTTTTTCATCCAGTCATTCAATAAACAGTTCAATCATTATGCCATAATAAAGTTCATAGAATGAATGACCATAATATCCTTTCAATATAAAAAAAAATAGAAATATTAGAATGACAAAAAGTCATTTATATTCAAATTTTATTTTAAAATATCTTATATTTCTTAATTAATTTAATTTTACTTAATTATGGATTTTTTAAGTTTTAAAACTATTAATAAAAATGATTCAAAAAATTGGATTATCATGGATGCAAAAGATCAATATTTAGGTAGATTTTCTACTCAGGTTGCTTTAAAAATAAGAGGGAAACATAAAACTAATTTTTCTCCAAATTTAGATTGTGGAGATTATGTGATTGTGATAAATTCTAAAAAAATTAAACTTACAGGAAAAAAATGGATTAATAAAAAATATATTCGTTATACTGGATATCCAGGAGGAAAAAAAATAATCATTGCTAAAGATCTTTTTATTAAAGATTCAAAAAAAATAATATATAAAGCTGTTAAAGGAATGCTTCCTAAAAATCGTTTAGGGAATAAAATTATCAAAAATCTTCATATTTATCCAGGTTCTGAACATAAACATCAAGCACAAAAACCAATTCAATTAAAAAATTAACAAAAAATGATCCATTCTATAGGAAGAAGAAAATGTTCTCTTGCACGTATTTATTTAAAACCTGGAAATAAAATTATTACGATTAATTCTAAAAAATTAGAAAAATATTTTCCAAAGAATATCCATGGAAAAATTTTATATCCTTTTCAGTTAATCAATAATAATAAATTTGATATACAAATAAAAGTTTGTGGAGGAGGATTTAATGGTCAAGCAGAAGCTATTTGTTTAGCTATATCTAGAGCTCTTTGTAAATTGGACCAAAAAAATAGAAAAATATTGAAATTTAATGGATTGTTAACTAGGGATTCTAGAAAAGTAGAAAGAAAAAAATTTGGTCAAAAAAAAGCAAGAAAGAAGTTTCAATTTTCAAAACGTTAGATAATTGATTCAAAATAAAATACAAAAAATGAAAGCTAATACTCAAGATTTATTAAAAGCAGGTGTACATTTTGGGCATATTTCTCGTAAATGGAATCCAAAAATGCGTCCTTATATTTTCATGAAAAAAGGAGGATTTCATATTATAGATTTATCAAAAACGGTAATTAAACTAGATCAAGCCTGTCAAGAATTAAAAAAAATTGTAACCTTGGGTAAAAAAATTTTATTAGTAGGAACAAAAGCTCAGGCTAAAGAAAAGGTTTTTTTTTATGCAAAAAGTGTAAATATGCCTTGTGTAACGGAAAGATGGTTAGGTGGATTTTTAACAAATTTTACTACTATTCGAAAATCAGTAAAAAAA
The nucleotide sequence above comes from Blattabacterium clevelandi. Encoded proteins:
- the rplM gene encoding 50S ribosomal protein L13; protein product: MDFLSFKTINKNDSKNWIIMDAKDQYLGRFSTQVALKIRGKHKTNFSPNLDCGDYVIVINSKKIKLTGKKWINKKYIRYTGYPGGKKIIIAKDLFIKDSKKIIYKAVKGMLPKNRLGNKIIKNLHIYPGSEHKHQAQKPIQLKN
- the rpsI gene encoding 30S ribosomal protein S9; this encodes MIHSIGRRKCSLARIYLKPGNKIITINSKKLEKYFPKNIHGKILYPFQLINNNKFDIQIKVCGGGFNGQAEAICLAISRALCKLDQKNRKILKFNGLLTRDSRKVERKKFGQKKARKKFQFSKR